Proteins encoded in a region of the Nocardia asteroides genome:
- a CDS encoding adenylate/guanylate cyclase domain-containing protein, whose product MSETPSGGAESRPRPEADGGVPPEVVIPLEPSEAVDPPRRTGGLRRGQLSALVSAANQRADLIGVLRRARRQLPGDPAFGDPLSVSGPGGARAVARAADKLVGDTPSAAREIGFGALQVWQAALERVGRGRGNQEVTVMFTDLVAFSRWSLSAGDEATLELLRKVAKAIEPPIAERGGHVVKRMGDGVMAVFPSADRAVRAAVTAKRNLADVQVRGYTPQMRIGLHTGSPREIGGDWLGVDVTIAARVMEAGGNGHTMLSEVTLRELRPETLTELGLTVKPYRRSLFAAPLNGVPDGLRIFRLSKS is encoded by the coding sequence GTGAGTGAAACACCTTCCGGCGGCGCCGAGTCGAGGCCGAGGCCGGAGGCCGATGGAGGCGTACCGCCCGAGGTGGTCATTCCGTTGGAGCCGTCCGAGGCGGTCGATCCTCCCCGCCGTACCGGCGGATTGCGCCGCGGCCAGCTGTCCGCGCTGGTGAGCGCGGCGAATCAGCGGGCCGACCTGATCGGCGTGCTGCGTAGGGCGCGCAGGCAGTTGCCGGGGGACCCCGCTTTCGGTGATCCGCTCTCGGTTTCCGGGCCCGGTGGCGCGCGAGCGGTCGCGCGCGCGGCGGACAAACTGGTCGGCGACACTCCCAGCGCGGCGCGCGAGATCGGTTTCGGGGCCTTGCAGGTCTGGCAGGCCGCCTTGGAGCGAGTTGGACGCGGCAGAGGTAACCAAGAGGTAACTGTCATGTTCACCGACCTGGTGGCCTTCTCGCGATGGTCGCTGTCGGCGGGTGACGAGGCCACCCTGGAACTGCTGCGCAAGGTGGCCAAGGCCATCGAGCCCCCGATCGCCGAGCGCGGCGGACACGTGGTCAAGCGAATGGGCGATGGGGTGATGGCCGTGTTCCCCTCGGCGGACCGGGCGGTGCGCGCCGCCGTGACCGCCAAGCGCAACCTCGCCGATGTGCAGGTGCGCGGCTACACCCCGCAGATGCGGATCGGTTTGCACACCGGTTCGCCGCGCGAGATCGGCGGCGACTGGCTGGGCGTGGACGTCACGATCGCCGCCAGGGTCATGGAGGCGGGCGGCAACGGGCACACCATGCTGTCGGAGGTCACGCTGCGGGAATTGCGGCCGGAGACGCTGACGGAGTTGGGTCTGACGGTCAAGCCCTACCGCCGCAGTCTCTTCGCCGCGCCGTTGAACGGCGTCCCCGACGGCCTACGGATCTTCCGGCTGTCGAAGAGCTAG
- a CDS encoding transposase has product MIITDTGSYSDIVFGCCIYWVSSTGRSWRTCPISGCRASPTMGGSSKPAYPTAGRREIYRREGKRQSNLIADIAIWHAPSPTEEARDVPGLLQRDAGLSALGLVLNCVVLWNTVYLDQGLSSLLRGRGYPMLDTDVTRLVGVHPRPTGVERAVQLRAARPGGAAPATMRSGLPDDR; this is encoded by the coding sequence GTGATCATCACCGACACCGGTTCCTACAGCGACATCGTCTTCGGCTGCTGCATCTATTGGGTTTCCAGTACAGGCCGAAGCTGGCGAACCTGCCCGATCAGCGGCTGCCGCGCATCGCCCACTATGGGCGGATCTTCAAAACCTGCATATCCGACGGCTGGCCGACGAGAAATCTATCGCCGCGAAGGCAAGCGCCAGTCGAACCTCATTGCGGACATCGCGATTTGGCACGCTCCGTCTCCCACGGAAGAAGCGCGAGATGTACCGGGCCTACTACAAAGGGATGCAGGACTGTCGGCCCTCGGGCTCGTCCTGAACTGCGTCGTGTTGTGGAACACCGTCTACCTCGACCAAGGCCTGAGCAGCCTGTTGCGTGGACGAGGCTATCCAATGCTGGATACCGACGTGACGCGGCTGGTCGGCGTTCATCCGCGCCCAACTGGAGTTGAACGGGCAGTACAGCTTCGCGCTGCCCGACCTGGAGGGGCGGCCCCGGCCACTATGCGATCCGGACTCCCCGACGACCGATGA
- a CDS encoding acyl-CoA dehydrogenase family protein — translation MTKLWETPERRELRSTVRGFVEREILPYLDGWERAGEIPRELHKRAGALGLLGVQFPESVGGSGGDGVDAMIVCEEMHQAGASGGVFASLFTCGISVPHIIASGDAGQIERWVKPTLAGEKIGSLAITEPGGGSDVGHLTTTARRDGDHYVVNGAKTYITSGVRADFVVTAVRTGGSGSGGISLLIIDKDTPGFTVSRKLDKMGWLASDTAELSYVDVRVPVENLVGPENSGFFQIAGAFVSERVGLAVQAYSSAQRCLDLTLEWVRNRETFGRPLISRQAVQNTVTEMARRIDVARVYTREVVRRSAEGETDLIAEVCFAKNTAVEAGEWVANQAVQLFGGLGYMRESEIERQYRDMRILGIGGGTTEILTGLAAKRMGYQS, via the coding sequence ATGACGAAACTCTGGGAGACGCCGGAACGGCGCGAATTGCGTTCCACGGTGCGCGGATTCGTAGAACGCGAGATCCTGCCGTACCTGGACGGCTGGGAACGCGCCGGGGAGATCCCGCGCGAGCTGCACAAGAGGGCAGGCGCGCTGGGCCTGCTCGGCGTGCAGTTCCCGGAATCCGTCGGCGGGTCCGGTGGCGACGGCGTGGACGCGATGATCGTCTGCGAGGAGATGCACCAGGCCGGTGCGTCCGGCGGAGTGTTCGCCTCGCTGTTCACCTGCGGCATCTCCGTGCCGCACATCATCGCCTCGGGCGACGCCGGGCAGATCGAGCGCTGGGTGAAGCCGACGCTGGCGGGCGAGAAGATCGGCTCGCTGGCGATCACCGAACCCGGCGGCGGCTCCGATGTCGGGCACCTCACCACCACCGCGCGCCGCGACGGCGACCACTACGTCGTCAACGGCGCCAAGACCTACATCACCTCCGGCGTCCGCGCCGATTTCGTCGTCACCGCGGTGCGCACGGGCGGCTCGGGTTCCGGCGGCATCTCGTTGCTCATCATCGACAAGGACACGCCGGGCTTCACGGTCAGCCGCAAGCTGGACAAGATGGGCTGGCTGGCCTCCGACACCGCCGAGCTGTCCTACGTCGACGTCCGGGTGCCGGTGGAAAACCTGGTCGGGCCGGAGAACTCCGGGTTCTTCCAGATCGCGGGCGCGTTCGTCAGCGAGCGCGTCGGCCTCGCGGTGCAGGCGTATTCCAGCGCCCAGCGCTGCCTGGACCTGACCTTGGAGTGGGTGCGCAACCGGGAGACCTTCGGCCGTCCGCTGATCAGCAGGCAGGCGGTGCAGAACACGGTCACCGAGATGGCGCGGCGCATCGATGTCGCCCGCGTCTACACCCGCGAGGTGGTGCGGCGCAGCGCCGAAGGCGAGACCGACCTCATCGCCGAAGTGTGCTTCGCCAAGAACACCGCGGTGGAAGCGGGCGAGTGGGTGGCCAACCAGGCCGTCCAGCTGTTCGGCGGTCTCGGTTACATGCGCGAATCCGAGATCGAGCGCCAGTACCGGGATATGCGCATCCTCGGCATCGGCGGCGGCACGACCGAAATCCTCACCGGCCTGGCGGCGAAGCGAATGGGGTACCAGTCATGA
- a CDS encoding ABC transporter permease has translation MGVLAAERIKLTSTRSPWWCSAIVVALALGMAALLASVARASYGKEGAIDLTVSTAVAGISGFGVMVLMIMATLTVTSEYRFGIIRTTFQATPHRAKVILTKAGLVGVYGAVLTLVLVFLAYLVAKALGGPDAGATLTLSSPDDWREVYGIPIYAFLCVLLAVGVGVLVRQSAAAISLIVLWPLLIEGLLGAFGSFGRNVTPFLPFANANHFFSAAPSTANWHWGPWGSLLYFTAFVAIVFGAALVVVNQRDA, from the coding sequence ATGGGTGTGCTGGCAGCGGAACGAATCAAGCTCACCTCCACCAGGTCGCCCTGGTGGTGCTCGGCGATCGTCGTCGCCCTCGCGCTCGGCATGGCCGCGTTGCTCGCCTCGGTGGCGCGCGCGTCCTACGGCAAGGAAGGCGCGATCGACCTGACCGTCTCCACGGCGGTGGCCGGGATCAGCGGCTTCGGCGTGATGGTCCTGATGATCATGGCGACTCTCACCGTGACCAGCGAATATCGCTTCGGAATCATCCGGACGACGTTCCAGGCCACCCCGCACCGGGCCAAGGTCATCCTGACCAAGGCCGGGCTGGTGGGCGTGTACGGCGCGGTGCTCACCCTCGTGCTGGTATTCCTCGCCTACCTGGTGGCCAAGGCCCTCGGCGGTCCGGACGCGGGGGCGACCCTGACCCTGTCCAGCCCGGACGATTGGCGGGAGGTCTACGGCATCCCGATCTACGCGTTCCTGTGCGTCCTGCTCGCGGTCGGCGTCGGCGTGCTGGTGCGGCAGTCCGCCGCCGCGATCTCGCTGATCGTGCTGTGGCCGCTGCTCATCGAGGGACTGCTCGGGGCGTTCGGCAGCTTCGGCCGCAACGTCACCCCGTTCCTGCCGTTCGCGAACGCCAACCACTTCTTCAGCGCGGCCCCGTCCACGGCCAACTGGCATTGGGGACCGTGGGGCAGCCTGCTGTACTTCACCGCTTTCGTCGCGATCGTCTTCGGCGCGGCCCTGGTCGTGGTGAACCAGCGCGACGCGTGA
- a CDS encoding ATP-binding cassette domain-containing protein, which yields MIELRGLTKHYGQTVAVQDLSFTVRPGQVTGFLGPNGAGKSTTMRMILGLDKPTAGTALIQGKPYHQLDHPLRTVGALLDAKWVHPNRSARAHLEWMAASNGIAKSRVEEVLRLVGLSEVAGKSAGGFSLGMSQRLGLAGALLGDPQVLLFDEPVNGLDPEGILWIRRFMQRLAAEGRTVLVSSHLLSEMAQTAEHLVVIGRGKLISDSTTQEFIERASEQSVRVRSPQLDQLRSVLTSNGMTVREDGAGPDGPALVVANVTSDAVGKLAGANEITLFELAPQRASLEEAFMRMTGGAVEYHGEGFDQVMGGAL from the coding sequence ATGATCGAGCTGAGGGGCCTGACCAAGCACTACGGGCAGACCGTGGCGGTGCAGGATCTGTCCTTCACCGTTCGACCGGGACAAGTGACGGGGTTCCTGGGACCGAACGGCGCGGGCAAGTCGACCACCATGCGGATGATTCTCGGATTGGACAAGCCCACCGCGGGCACTGCCCTGATCCAGGGCAAGCCGTACCACCAACTGGACCATCCTCTGCGCACCGTCGGCGCGCTGCTCGACGCCAAGTGGGTGCATCCGAACCGGTCGGCGCGCGCCCATCTGGAATGGATGGCCGCGTCCAACGGCATCGCCAAGTCCCGTGTGGAGGAAGTGCTGCGGCTGGTCGGCCTTTCGGAGGTGGCGGGCAAGTCCGCGGGCGGATTCTCGCTGGGCATGTCGCAGCGGCTCGGCCTGGCCGGCGCGCTGCTCGGCGACCCGCAGGTGCTGCTGTTCGACGAGCCGGTCAACGGCCTGGACCCGGAGGGCATCCTGTGGATCCGCCGGTTCATGCAGCGGCTGGCCGCCGAGGGCCGCACGGTGCTGGTCTCCAGCCACCTGCTGTCGGAGATGGCGCAGACCGCCGAGCACCTGGTGGTGATCGGTCGCGGCAAGCTCATCTCCGACTCGACCACCCAGGAGTTCATCGAGCGCGCCTCCGAGCAGTCGGTCCGGGTGCGCAGCCCGCAGCTCGACCAGCTGCGCAGTGTGCTCACTTCCAACGGCATGACCGTCCGCGAGGACGGGGCGGGCCCCGACGGGCCGGCGCTCGTGGTGGCGAACGTGACCAGTGACGCGGTCGGCAAGCTGGCCGGTGCGAACGAGATCACGCTGTTCGAGCTGGCTCCGCAGCGCGCTTCGCTGGAGGAGGCGTTCATGCGGATGACCGGCGGCGCCGTGGAGTACCACGGCGAAGGCTTCGATCAAGTTATGGGAGGTGCGCTCTGA
- a CDS encoding DUF1446 domain-containing protein, with protein MSMLAADPDVLRIGNCSGFYGDRFGAMREMLDGGQLDVLTGDYLAELTMLILGRDRMKDPDLGYAKTFVKQIEDCLGLALERGVRIVANAGGLNPAGLAEKLRKVAADLGLDAKIAHVEGDDLVARAAELGFGAPLTANAYLGAWGIVECLNAGADIVVTGRVTDASVIVGPAAAHFGWGRTDYDRLSGAVVAGHVIECGTQATGGNYAFFTELADLGRPGFPIAEIRADGSSVITKHAGTGGAVTVDTVEAQLMYEIQGPRYAGPDVTSRLDTIRLEQDGPDRVRISGVTGEAPPPRLKVSLNTLGGFRNEMEFVLTGLDIEAKAELARRQLESWLPVRPAELTWTLARLDRPDAQTEEQASALLRCVVRDPDPNKVGRAFSNVAVELALASYPGCSFTTLPGHGSPYGVFTPGFVDAAEVPHTAVLPDGARVEVAPSTETAELTEVAEPPAPEPLPPGETRRVPLGTIALARSGDKGGDANVGVWVRTDEQWRWLVHTLTVERVKELLPEAAALTVTRHVLPNLRALNFIIEGLLGQGVAYQARFDPQAKGLGEWLRSRHLDIPVELLS; from the coding sequence ATGAGTATGCTCGCCGCCGACCCGGACGTGCTCCGGATCGGCAACTGTTCCGGCTTCTACGGTGATCGGTTCGGTGCCATGCGCGAGATGCTGGACGGGGGACAGCTCGACGTGCTCACCGGCGACTATCTCGCCGAACTCACCATGCTGATCCTCGGCAGGGACCGGATGAAGGACCCGGACCTGGGCTACGCCAAGACCTTCGTCAAGCAGATCGAAGACTGCCTGGGCCTGGCGCTGGAGCGCGGCGTGCGCATCGTGGCGAACGCGGGCGGTCTCAACCCGGCCGGTCTGGCGGAGAAGCTCCGCAAGGTCGCCGCCGACCTCGGACTGGACGCGAAGATCGCGCACGTCGAGGGCGACGATCTGGTCGCGCGCGCCGCCGAACTCGGTTTCGGCGCGCCGCTGACCGCCAACGCCTATCTCGGTGCGTGGGGCATCGTCGAATGCCTGAACGCGGGCGCGGACATCGTGGTCACCGGCCGGGTCACCGACGCGTCGGTGATCGTCGGCCCGGCCGCCGCGCACTTCGGCTGGGGCCGAACGGATTACGACCGGCTGTCGGGCGCGGTGGTGGCCGGGCACGTCATCGAGTGCGGCACCCAGGCCACCGGCGGCAACTACGCCTTCTTCACCGAACTCGCCGACCTGGGCAGGCCCGGCTTCCCGATCGCGGAGATCCGCGCCGACGGCAGCAGCGTCATCACCAAGCACGCGGGTACGGGCGGCGCGGTCACCGTCGACACTGTCGAGGCCCAGCTGATGTACGAGATCCAGGGACCTCGCTACGCCGGACCCGACGTGACCTCCCGCCTGGACACCATCCGGCTCGAGCAGGACGGGCCGGACCGGGTGCGGATCAGCGGCGTCACCGGTGAGGCCCCGCCGCCCCGGCTCAAGGTGTCGCTGAACACCCTCGGCGGTTTCCGCAACGAGATGGAGTTCGTCCTCACCGGTCTGGACATCGAGGCGAAAGCGGAGCTGGCGCGGCGGCAGCTGGAGTCCTGGCTGCCGGTCCGGCCCGCCGAGCTGACCTGGACCCTGGCCCGCCTGGACCGGCCGGACGCGCAGACCGAGGAGCAGGCCAGCGCGCTGCTGCGCTGCGTGGTGCGCGACCCGGACCCGAACAAGGTGGGGCGCGCGTTCTCCAACGTCGCGGTGGAGCTGGCGTTGGCCAGCTACCCGGGATGCAGTTTCACGACGCTGCCTGGCCACGGATCTCCCTACGGCGTGTTCACGCCCGGGTTCGTCGACGCCGCCGAGGTGCCGCACACGGCGGTGCTGCCCGATGGCGCCCGCGTCGAGGTCGCGCCCTCCACGGAGACAGCCGAACTCACCGAAGTCGCCGAGCCGCCCGCTCCGGAGCCACTGCCCCCCGGGGAAACCCGCCGCGTGCCGCTGGGGACGATCGCCTTGGCCCGTAGTGGTGACAAAGGCGGCGACGCGAACGTCGGCGTGTGGGTGCGCACCGACGAGCAATGGCGCTGGCTGGTGCATACGCTCACCGTGGAGCGCGTCAAGGAATTGCTTCCGGAAGCGGCCGCGCTGACGGTCACGCGGCACGTCCTGCCCAACCTGCGGGCGCTGAACTTCATCATCGAAGGCCTACTCGGTCAGGGTGTGGCCTATCAGGCCCGCTTCGATCCGCAGGCCAAGGGACTCGGCGAATGGCTGCGGTCTCGTCACCTCGACATTCCAGTGGAGCTGCTGTCATGA